Proteins encoded within one genomic window of Pigmentiphaga sp. H8:
- a CDS encoding HAMP domain-containing sensor histidine kinase, which produces MAGPAMLKQRVIWALTLAIALFVAVQAIVAYLVLDRQEDRIVDQIVLTEAERLVHRLEAGEMVWTGGDILLGPSLHAWVGTNGDVPRVLSRLGPGQYQLNTEGEVWHVAVADSAKGRVYLRYDATDNEHRVYEFGAILLGLWLACTLLGYWTARALAGRVVGSMVEVTDRIESWAPGSPGMKVMRSDEAGRLIEAFNRMQDKVDQSIAQEREFSANLSHEIRTPLTSIRTDAELIALESEPSAQAGLRLTRIVSAVDEIASTLETARAISSAQAGPRTEVALRACLDDAWSGLAERAHRAGLVLVNEVPEAAMATLDRYGLLIVLRNLVRNAIDHAAPAVLTATWTGECLALADNGPGIPAADQPFVFERYYSGRLRDSQVPVAGDAGVQRGLGLAIAKRVCDIQGWRLTVASSTDEQHRGTRFLLCFGEGAALVVS; this is translated from the coding sequence ATGGCCGGTCCCGCCATGCTCAAGCAGCGGGTCATCTGGGCGCTGACACTGGCCATCGCCTTGTTCGTGGCGGTGCAGGCCATCGTCGCCTATCTGGTGCTGGACAGGCAGGAAGACCGCATCGTCGACCAGATCGTGCTGACCGAGGCCGAGCGCCTGGTGCATCGCCTCGAGGCCGGCGAAATGGTCTGGACCGGCGGCGACATCCTGCTCGGCCCCAGCCTGCATGCATGGGTGGGAACGAACGGCGACGTGCCGCGCGTGCTGTCCCGGCTGGGCCCCGGGCAGTACCAGCTCAACACCGAGGGCGAGGTCTGGCACGTGGCGGTGGCCGATTCGGCGAAAGGGCGGGTGTACCTGCGCTACGATGCGACCGACAACGAGCACCGGGTCTACGAGTTCGGCGCCATCCTGCTGGGGCTCTGGCTGGCATGCACGCTGCTGGGATACTGGACCGCCCGCGCGCTGGCCGGCCGCGTGGTCGGCTCGATGGTGGAGGTGACCGATCGCATCGAGTCGTGGGCGCCTGGCAGCCCGGGCATGAAAGTCATGCGCAGCGACGAGGCGGGCCGACTGATCGAGGCCTTCAACCGCATGCAGGACAAGGTGGACCAATCCATCGCCCAGGAGCGCGAGTTCTCGGCCAACCTCAGCCACGAGATCCGCACGCCGCTGACCAGCATCCGGACCGACGCCGAACTGATCGCCCTGGAGTCCGAGCCGTCCGCGCAGGCCGGGCTGCGCCTGACGCGCATCGTCAGCGCGGTGGACGAGATCGCCTCCACGCTCGAGACGGCGCGCGCCATCAGCAGCGCGCAGGCGGGGCCGCGCACGGAAGTCGCGCTCCGGGCCTGCCTGGACGACGCCTGGAGCGGCCTGGCCGAGCGCGCGCACCGCGCCGGCCTGGTCCTGGTCAACGAGGTGCCCGAGGCGGCCATGGCCACGCTGGACCGCTACGGCCTTCTGATCGTGCTGCGCAACCTGGTGCGCAATGCCATCGACCACGCGGCCCCCGCCGTGCTGACCGCGACCTGGACCGGGGAGTGCCTGGCCCTGGCCGACAACGGTCCCGGCATTCCCGCCGCCGACCAGCCGTTCGTGTTCGAGCGCTACTACAGCGGCCGCCTGCGCGACAGCCAGGTGCCCGTGGCCGGGGACGCGGGCGTCCAGCGGGGGCTCGGATTGGCGATCGCCAAGCGGGTGTGCGACATCCAGGGCTGGCGGCTTACCGTGGCGTCCAGCACCGACGAACAGCACCGGGGCACTCGCTTCCTGCTGTGCTTCGGGGAAGGGGCGGCGCTGGTGGTGTCCTGA
- a CDS encoding response regulator transcription factor, with product MKTPHPRVLVVEDDMTISANLCAYFEAKGYVVDVAYDGPSALYRLGSDGFDAVLLDIGLPGLDGVTVLHRLRAELHQATPVLLLTARDELQQKLDAFAHGADDYVTKPYALAEVEARVRALLNRASGQVANPVRRFGALSYDARTREVHVAERPVRLTPKASRIVEVLIRDPGRVVSRADLESALWGTDVPEKDALRSQIHLLRKALSEAGFDGLETVHGVGYRLSGGPGRD from the coding sequence ATGAAGACGCCCCATCCCCGCGTGCTCGTCGTCGAAGACGACATGACGATCTCGGCCAATCTGTGCGCCTATTTCGAGGCCAAGGGCTACGTCGTCGACGTCGCCTACGACGGCCCGTCCGCGCTGTATCGGCTCGGGTCCGACGGCTTCGATGCCGTCCTGCTCGATATAGGCCTGCCCGGGCTGGACGGGGTCACGGTGCTGCATCGCCTGCGCGCGGAGCTGCATCAGGCCACGCCCGTGCTGCTGCTGACGGCGCGCGACGAACTGCAGCAGAAGCTCGACGCCTTCGCCCATGGCGCCGACGACTACGTCACCAAGCCCTACGCGCTGGCCGAGGTCGAGGCGCGCGTGCGCGCCTTGCTCAACCGCGCCTCGGGCCAGGTCGCCAATCCGGTGCGGCGTTTCGGCGCGCTGTCCTACGATGCCCGCACCCGCGAAGTGCACGTGGCGGAGCGGCCGGTGCGGCTCACGCCCAAGGCCAGCCGCATCGTCGAGGTGCTGATCCGCGATCCCGGCCGGGTAGTGTCGCGCGCCGACCTGGAGAGCGCCCTGTGGGGCACCGACGTACCGGAAAAGGATGCCTTGCGCAGCCAGATCCATCTGCTGCGCAAGGCCTTGTCCGAAGCAGGCTTCGATGGGCTGGAGACCGTGCACGGCGTGGGGTATCGCCTGTCCGGCGGCCCGGGGCGCGACTGA
- the ggt gene encoding gamma-glutamyltransferase: MTSFVRASRLLWLACVALASAVRAAVPDPGIDANPEAQTAYQPKQAVMSRHFMAATAHPLATQAAYRVLERGGSAVDAAIAAQMMLGLVEPQSSGLGGGAFLVHYDARQDRVTVFDGRETAPAAANDERFMRGDRPMRFAFAVDSGKSVGVPGLLRALELAHRQHGKLPWPSLFDDAIDRARHGFPVSQRLAALLRDNQRLAAQPAARAYFFHPDGSALREGERLRNPELARTMTRIAREGADAFYRGPLARAMVEAVRAHARPGDLSTEDLARYQARERAALCGSYRTYVVCGAPPPGSGGLAVLQMLALLDATPIARARPESLAAVHYFSEAGRLAYADRDRYVADPDFVDVPVAALLDPAYLARRAALISADRSMGRALPGEPVRGALARHGVDDTPALPSTTHLSIVDAQGNAVAMTSTIEQAFGSKILVGGFLLNNELTDFALSPRDDHGVPVANRVEPGKRPRSTMAPTIVLRAGGEVPRLRLVAGSPGGSAIANYVAQTLLANLTWGLDIQTAIDLPHYGSRNHATELESDTRLESLVPALRAMGHPVAVSAMPSGLHGIEVLSNGLLRAGADPRREGTASGR, translated from the coding sequence ATGACATCGTTCGTCCGCGCATCGCGCCTGCTCTGGCTGGCCTGCGTCGCGCTCGCCTCGGCGGTCCGGGCCGCCGTGCCCGACCCGGGCATCGACGCCAACCCCGAGGCGCAGACCGCCTACCAGCCCAAGCAGGCCGTCATGAGCCGCCACTTCATGGCGGCCACCGCCCACCCGCTCGCCACGCAGGCTGCCTATCGCGTGCTCGAGCGCGGCGGCAGCGCCGTCGACGCGGCCATCGCCGCGCAGATGATGCTGGGCCTGGTCGAGCCGCAATCCTCCGGGCTCGGGGGCGGAGCCTTCCTGGTCCACTACGACGCCCGCCAGGACCGGGTCACGGTATTCGATGGCCGCGAGACGGCCCCGGCCGCCGCGAACGATGAGCGCTTCATGCGGGGCGACCGGCCCATGCGCTTCGCCTTTGCCGTCGACAGCGGCAAGTCGGTCGGCGTCCCGGGCCTGCTGCGGGCGCTGGAACTGGCGCACCGCCAGCATGGCAAGCTGCCCTGGCCGTCGCTGTTCGACGACGCCATCGACCGCGCGCGGCACGGCTTCCCGGTCTCGCAGCGCCTGGCCGCGCTGCTGCGCGACAACCAGCGTCTGGCTGCCCAGCCCGCCGCCCGCGCCTACTTCTTCCACCCCGACGGCTCGGCCCTGCGCGAGGGCGAACGGCTGCGCAATCCCGAACTCGCCCGCACGATGACGCGCATCGCCCGCGAGGGCGCCGACGCCTTCTACCGCGGACCGCTGGCCCGCGCCATGGTCGAGGCGGTACGCGCCCATGCGCGGCCCGGCGACCTGTCGACCGAAGACCTGGCGCGCTACCAGGCGCGCGAACGCGCCGCGCTGTGCGGCTCCTACCGGACCTATGTGGTGTGCGGCGCCCCGCCGCCCGGGTCCGGGGGACTGGCCGTGCTGCAGATGCTGGCGCTGCTGGACGCCACGCCCATCGCCCGGGCCCGGCCCGAATCGCTTGCCGCGGTGCATTACTTTTCCGAGGCGGGACGGCTGGCCTATGCCGATCGCGACCGCTACGTGGCCGATCCCGATTTCGTGGACGTGCCGGTGGCCGCCCTGCTGGATCCGGCCTACCTGGCCCGGCGCGCGGCGCTGATCTCGGCCGACCGTTCGATGGGCCGGGCCTTGCCGGGCGAACCCGTGCGCGGCGCGCTGGCCCGCCATGGCGTCGACGACACGCCCGCGCTGCCCTCGACCACCCACCTGTCCATCGTCGATGCCCAGGGGAACGCGGTGGCCATGACGTCCACGATCGAGCAGGCCTTCGGCAGCAAGATCCTCGTGGGCGGCTTCCTGCTCAACAATGAATTGACCGACTTCGCGCTGTCGCCGCGCGACGACCATGGCGTGCCGGTGGCCAACCGGGTCGAGCCCGGCAAGCGCCCGCGCAGCACCATGGCGCCCACCATCGTGCTGCGCGCAGGCGGCGAGGTCCCGCGGCTGCGGCTGGTGGCGGGTTCGCCGGGCGGCAGCGCCATCGCCAACTACGTGGCCCAGACGCTGCTGGCCAATCTGACGTGGGGCCTGGACATCCAGACCGCCATCGACCTGCCGCACTACGGCAGCCGCAACCATGCCACGGAACTGGAAAGCGATACCCGCCTGGAAAGCCTGGTCCCCGCGCTGCGCGCCATGGGGCACCCCGTGGCCGTCTCGGCCATGCCCAGCGGCCTGCACGGCATCGAGGTCCTGAGCAACGGACTGCTGCGGGCCGGCGCCGATCCGCGGCGCGAAGGCACCGCATCGGGGCGCTAG
- a CDS encoding glucan biosynthesis protein G: MLLSALALSAGLLAAAPASAFDFFDVARRAKELSGEKYKAPTSQLPKELRDLKYAEYQQIQPKRDKYLWADGRTAFQIAFHHPGMAFDLPVKINEIDAEGVREIKYDPADFDFGPRQVDPKLLRGLGFAGFRILYPLNDPAKRDDELASFLGASYFRVVGKGQVYGVSARGLAIDTAVPSGEEFPRFREFWIARPANSDKHVVIYALLDSPRATGAYRFTITPGEDTLVEVRSRVYLRAPVAKLGIASMASMYLYGATQPSSSPNYRPELHDSDGLAFHAGNGEWLWRPLNNPRRLANSSFMVENPRGFGLQQRARDFRQYEDLDDRYDLRPTLWVEPTGNWGKGRVELVEIPTADETNDNIVAFWVPEHQPKPGTALEMNYTLRWTRNEAALQDPKLARVLQTRRSVGETRGTDLIRRPDGSTAFLIDFSAPAPAKPKDPPLPVSLNFSTGGNADVLENSLRRNPVTGGWRVTLRIKVKDPAKPVEMRAGLVNGQNPVSETWSYQLPGYETGE; encoded by the coding sequence ATGCTTCTCTCGGCCCTGGCCTTGTCGGCCGGCCTCCTGGCCGCCGCCCCCGCCAGCGCCTTCGATTTCTTCGATGTCGCCCGCCGCGCCAAGGAACTCTCCGGCGAGAAATACAAGGCGCCCACGAGCCAGCTTCCCAAGGAACTGCGCGACCTCAAGTACGCCGAATACCAGCAGATCCAGCCCAAGCGCGACAAGTATCTGTGGGCCGACGGCCGTACCGCGTTCCAGATCGCCTTCCATCACCCGGGCATGGCCTTCGACCTTCCGGTCAAGATCAACGAGATCGATGCCGAAGGCGTTCGCGAGATCAAGTACGATCCCGCCGACTTCGACTTCGGCCCGCGCCAGGTCGATCCCAAGCTGCTGCGCGGCCTGGGCTTCGCCGGCTTCCGCATCCTCTATCCGCTGAACGATCCGGCCAAGCGCGACGACGAACTCGCGTCCTTCCTGGGCGCCAGCTACTTCCGCGTGGTCGGCAAGGGCCAGGTCTACGGCGTCTCGGCGCGGGGACTGGCCATCGATACCGCCGTGCCCTCGGGCGAGGAATTCCCCCGCTTCCGCGAGTTCTGGATCGCCCGCCCGGCCAACAGCGACAAACACGTCGTGATCTACGCCCTGCTGGATTCGCCCCGCGCCACCGGCGCCTATCGGTTCACCATCACCCCGGGCGAGGACACCCTGGTCGAGGTCCGCTCGCGCGTCTACCTGCGCGCCCCGGTCGCCAAGCTCGGCATCGCCAGCATGGCCAGCATGTATCTCTATGGCGCGACGCAGCCTTCGAGCAGCCCCAACTACCGGCCCGAGCTGCACGATTCCGACGGCCTGGCCTTCCACGCCGGCAACGGCGAATGGCTCTGGCGGCCGCTGAACAACCCGCGCCGCCTGGCCAACAGCTCGTTCATGGTCGAGAATCCGCGCGGCTTCGGCTTGCAGCAGCGGGCCCGGGACTTCCGCCAGTACGAGGACCTGGACGACCGCTACGACCTGCGCCCGACGCTCTGGGTGGAACCCACGGGCAACTGGGGCAAGGGCCGGGTGGAGCTGGTCGAGATCCCGACCGCGGATGAAACCAACGACAACATCGTCGCGTTCTGGGTGCCCGAACACCAGCCCAAGCCCGGCACCGCGCTGGAAATGAACTACACGCTGCGCTGGACGCGCAACGAAGCCGCGCTGCAGGATCCCAAGCTGGCCCGCGTCCTGCAGACGCGGCGCTCGGTGGGCGAGACGCGCGGCACCGACCTGATCCGCCGCCCCGACGGCAGCACCGCATTCCTGATCGACTTCTCCGCTCCGGCGCCGGCCAAACCCAAGGACCCGCCGCTGCCGGTCTCTCTGAACTTCTCCACCGGCGGCAATGCCGACGTGCTCGAGAACAGCCTGCGCCGCAACCCGGTCACCGGCGGATGGCGCGTCACGCTGCGGATCAAGGTCAAGGATCCGGCCAAGCCGGTCGAGATGCGGGCCGGCCTGGTCAACGGGCAGAACCCCGTTTCCGAGACCTGGAGCTACCAGCTGCCAGGCTATGAAACGGGTGAGTGA
- the mdoH gene encoding glucans biosynthesis glucosyltransferase MdoH: MSAAIEEDALRASEAETQERTLLEAYGPELDEYGVVHRDEAGRVCIQTAPAIKRSSMVPEPWVTNPFVRGWRRVQGRMHKTRAERLARPPEPRWKIAGRLRRLTLLVAVVAQTAVATWYMKAVLPYQGGQILEVAILLLFALLFCWVSAGFWTALMGFLQLLMGRDRYSISATVAEGVPISAGTRTALVMPICNEDVGRVFAGLRATYESVARAGVLDKFDFFILSDSYKPDNCVQEQRAWVELCKTVEGFGRIHYRRRRRRVKRKSGNIDDFCRRWGGEYDYMVVLDADSVMSGECLKRLVVLMDANPEAGIIQSAPRASGMDSLYARVQQFATRVYGPLFTAGLHFWQLGESHYWGHNAIIRLEPFIQHCALAPLPGKGSFAGAILSHDFVEAALMRRAGWGVWIAYDLPGSYEELPPNLLDELQRDQRWCQGNLMNFRLFLIKGLHPVHRAVFLTGVMSYLSAPLWFLFLALSTALLAVHTLTEPQYFVTPHQLFPIWPQWHPEEAIALFSTTAVLLFLPKILSVLLAWVKGAGGYAGSGKLLWSMLLEVLFSMLLAPIRMLFHTRFVVAAFLGWKVQWKSPARANNETPWREAFRRHGLQTLLGVCWGLLVAWLNPNFLWWMIPILASLLLAIPLSVMSSRVSLGRGAFDDGLFCIPEETSPPRELHDTARYNEENQARPAPGFMDALTDPATNALARAFATGRHLPGHPLIEAARTQLVDEVLETHPERLPDLKRMRLLDDPEVLARVHRALAQPAAQARAA, translated from the coding sequence ATGTCCGCAGCGATCGAAGAAGACGCCCTGCGCGCGAGCGAGGCCGAGACCCAGGAACGGACCCTGCTGGAGGCCTACGGCCCCGAACTGGACGAATACGGCGTCGTCCACCGCGACGAAGCCGGACGCGTCTGCATACAGACCGCGCCGGCCATCAAGCGCTCGTCCATGGTGCCCGAACCCTGGGTCACCAATCCCTTTGTGCGCGGCTGGCGCCGCGTGCAGGGCCGGATGCACAAGACGCGGGCCGAACGGCTCGCGCGCCCGCCCGAGCCGCGCTGGAAGATCGCCGGCAGGCTGCGCCGGCTGACCCTGCTGGTGGCCGTGGTGGCGCAGACCGCCGTTGCCACCTGGTACATGAAGGCCGTCCTGCCCTACCAGGGCGGACAGATCCTGGAAGTGGCGATCCTGCTGCTGTTCGCGCTGCTGTTCTGCTGGGTCTCGGCCGGCTTCTGGACCGCGCTGATGGGCTTCCTGCAATTGCTGATGGGGCGCGACCGCTACAGCATCTCGGCCACCGTGGCCGAGGGCGTTCCCATCTCGGCCGGCACCCGCACCGCCCTCGTCATGCCCATCTGCAACGAGGACGTGGGCCGGGTGTTCGCCGGGCTGCGCGCGACCTACGAGTCGGTCGCGCGGGCCGGCGTGCTCGACAAGTTCGACTTCTTCATCCTGAGCGACAGCTACAAGCCGGACAACTGCGTGCAGGAACAGCGCGCCTGGGTCGAGCTATGCAAGACGGTCGAGGGCTTCGGCCGCATCCACTACCGGCGGCGCCGGCGGCGCGTCAAGCGCAAGAGCGGCAACATCGATGACTTCTGCCGGCGCTGGGGCGGCGAGTACGACTACATGGTCGTGCTGGACGCCGACAGCGTGATGAGCGGCGAATGCCTCAAGCGCCTGGTGGTGCTGATGGACGCCAACCCCGAGGCCGGCATCATCCAGAGCGCGCCGCGCGCCTCGGGCATGGACAGCCTGTACGCGCGCGTGCAGCAGTTCGCCACCCGGGTCTACGGCCCGCTCTTCACGGCCGGCCTGCACTTCTGGCAACTGGGCGAATCCCACTACTGGGGCCACAACGCCATCATCCGCCTGGAACCCTTCATCCAGCATTGCGCGCTGGCCCCGCTGCCCGGCAAGGGCAGCTTCGCCGGCGCCATCCTGTCGCACGACTTCGTCGAGGCCGCGCTGATGCGGCGCGCGGGCTGGGGCGTCTGGATCGCCTACGACCTGCCGGGCAGTTACGAGGAACTGCCGCCCAACCTGCTGGACGAATTGCAGCGCGACCAGCGCTGGTGCCAGGGCAACCTGATGAACTTCCGGCTGTTCCTGATCAAGGGCCTGCACCCGGTGCACCGCGCCGTGTTCCTGACCGGCGTCATGTCCTACCTGTCGGCGCCGCTGTGGTTCCTGTTCCTGGCGTTGTCCACCGCGCTGCTGGCGGTCCACACGCTGACCGAGCCGCAGTATTTCGTGACGCCGCACCAGTTGTTCCCGATCTGGCCGCAATGGCATCCCGAGGAAGCCATCGCGCTGTTCTCGACCACGGCGGTGCTGCTGTTCCTGCCCAAGATACTGAGCGTGCTGCTGGCGTGGGTGAAAGGCGCGGGTGGCTACGCGGGGTCCGGCAAGCTCCTGTGGTCCATGCTGCTGGAGGTGCTGTTCTCCATGCTGCTGGCGCCGATCCGCATGCTGTTCCATACCCGCTTCGTCGTGGCGGCGTTCCTGGGCTGGAAAGTGCAATGGAAATCGCCGGCCCGCGCCAACAACGAGACGCCCTGGCGCGAAGCCTTCCGCCGCCACGGCCTGCAGACGCTGCTGGGCGTGTGCTGGGGCCTGCTGGTCGCCTGGCTGAATCCGAACTTCCTGTGGTGGATGATCCCCATCCTGGCGTCGCTGCTGCTGGCCATCCCGCTGTCGGTGATGTCCAGCCGGGTCAGCCTGGGGCGCGGCGCCTTCGACGACGGACTGTTCTGCATCCCCGAGGAAACGTCCCCGCCGCGCGAACTGCACGACACCGCGCGCTACAACGAGGAAAACCAGGCCCGCCCCGCTCCCGGCTTCATGGACGCGCTGACGGATCCCGCCACCAATGCGCTGGCCCGGGCCTTCGCCACCGGCCGCCACCTGCCCGGCCATCCGCTGATCGAGGCGGCCCGCACGCAGCTGGTCGACGAGGTCCTGGAGACGCATCCCGAGCGTCTGCCGGATCTCAAGCGCATGCGGCTGCTGGACGACCCCGAAGTCCTGGCCCGTGTACACCGGGCCCTGGCCCAACCCGCGGCCCAGGCCCGCGCGGCCTGA
- a CDS encoding acyclic terpene utilization AtuA family protein, with amino-acid sequence MTKTRVRIGAGAGFSDDRFEPALELAERGELDYLVFECLAERTIARETLSRIKDPETGYTPYMRDRLRMVLPACMQAGIRIVTNMGAANPLGAARVIRRDALSLGLPPPVVAAVVGDDVTEIVRAHPELRLLDTGEPVESLLPRMAAANAYLGADIVREALTRDAQIVVTGRVADPSMFVGCMLHGLGWSYDDYSRLAAGTFTGHLLECAAQVTGGCFADPGKKEVPDMARIGFPYADVDADGSVRLGKVAGSGGRLDVATCTEQALYEIHDPARYITPDCVLDITEAEFEQLGPDRVGFRGTRAAPRTDTYKVVVGYHDGWIGEGEVGYAGPNALARARLSEQIVRERLKLRGFSYPEIRVDYIGMSSLHGMGAGRPEPYEVRLRVAARSPDKKAAQAVGFEMRTLNVNGPAGGGGTLEALREVIGVRSLLLPRHLVHPEVVIEERP; translated from the coding sequence ATGACCAAGACGCGCGTGCGCATAGGCGCCGGTGCGGGATTTTCCGACGACCGGTTCGAGCCGGCGCTCGAGCTGGCCGAGCGCGGCGAGCTGGACTACCTGGTCTTCGAGTGCCTGGCCGAACGGACCATCGCGCGCGAGACGCTGTCCCGCATCAAGGATCCCGAGACGGGCTACACGCCCTACATGCGGGACCGCCTGCGCATGGTGCTGCCCGCGTGCATGCAGGCGGGCATACGCATCGTGACCAACATGGGCGCGGCCAATCCGCTGGGCGCGGCGCGCGTCATCCGGCGCGACGCGCTGTCGCTGGGGTTGCCGCCGCCGGTGGTGGCGGCGGTGGTGGGCGACGACGTGACCGAGATCGTGCGCGCGCATCCCGAGCTTCGGCTGCTGGATACCGGCGAGCCCGTGGAATCGCTGTTGCCGCGCATGGCCGCCGCCAATGCCTACCTGGGCGCGGACATCGTGCGCGAGGCCCTGACCCGCGATGCGCAGATCGTGGTGACGGGGCGCGTGGCGGATCCGTCGATGTTCGTGGGCTGCATGCTGCACGGACTGGGGTGGTCCTATGACGATTACTCCCGCCTGGCCGCCGGCACCTTCACCGGCCACCTGCTGGAGTGCGCGGCGCAGGTGACCGGGGGCTGTTTCGCCGACCCCGGGAAGAAGGAGGTGCCGGACATGGCCCGCATCGGCTTTCCCTATGCCGACGTCGACGCCGACGGGTCGGTCCGGCTCGGCAAGGTCGCGGGCTCGGGCGGCCGCCTGGACGTGGCGACCTGCACCGAGCAGGCGCTGTACGAGATCCATGATCCGGCGCGCTACATCACGCCCGATTGCGTGCTGGACATCACCGAGGCCGAGTTCGAGCAACTGGGCCCGGACCGCGTCGGCTTCCGGGGCACGCGCGCGGCGCCGCGCACCGACACCTATAAGGTCGTGGTGGGCTACCACGACGGCTGGATAGGCGAGGGCGAGGTCGGCTATGCCGGCCCCAACGCGCTGGCCCGGGCGCGCCTGTCCGAGCAGATCGTGCGCGAACGGCTGAAGCTGCGCGGTTTCTCGTATCCGGAAATCCGCGTGGACTACATAGGCATGAGCAGCCTGCACGGCATGGGGGCGGGACGCCCCGAGCCCTACGAGGTGCGATTGCGCGTGGCGGCGCGCAGCCCGGACAAGAAAGCCGCGCAGGCGGTGGGATTCGAGATGCGCACGCTCAACGTCAACGGCCCGGCGGGCGGAGGCGGAACGCTGGAGGCGCTGCGCGAAGTCATCGGCGTGCGTTCGCTGCTGCTGCCGCGCCATCTGGTCCACCCCGAGGTCGTCATCGAGGAGCGGCCGTGA
- a CDS encoding tripartite tricarboxylate transporter substrate binding protein: protein MKTRLIPFVVLACSLAGPASAQTYPSQPIRMVVPFAAGSGTDQVARVLGQAMTAAANVTVVIENKPGANGFIAAQAVASAAPDGYTMLLTTNTTHAANQHLFKHLPYDPVKDYTPVALLRKGYQIMVVRADFPTRDVADFIALARKQPGKLNFGSGSSSSQVAGELFKQMANVELTHVPYKSNPQALNDLMGGQIDVVFVDTTSAITLVKSGKLRALAATRPSRLSMLPEVPTLDEAGLKGYEMSYWTAAYLPRGASKEVTATLNKLLIDAVHSPEMAQLMAKTGTEVSTSSPAELATFQAAESDKWARIIRAANIQPE, encoded by the coding sequence ATGAAAACCCGCCTGATCCCGTTTGTCGTGCTCGCCTGCTCGCTGGCCGGTCCCGCCTCGGCCCAGACCTATCCCTCGCAACCGATACGCATGGTGGTGCCGTTCGCCGCCGGCAGCGGCACCGACCAGGTGGCCCGCGTGCTGGGCCAGGCCATGACGGCGGCGGCCAACGTCACGGTGGTGATCGAGAACAAGCCCGGCGCCAATGGCTTCATCGCGGCCCAGGCGGTCGCGTCGGCCGCGCCCGACGGCTATACGATGCTGCTGACGACCAACACCACGCACGCGGCCAACCAGCATCTGTTCAAGCATCTGCCCTACGATCCGGTCAAGGACTACACCCCGGTCGCGCTGCTGCGCAAGGGCTACCAGATCATGGTGGTGCGCGCCGATTTCCCGACGCGCGACGTGGCCGATTTCATCGCGCTCGCGCGCAAGCAGCCGGGCAAGCTCAACTTCGGCAGCGGCAGTTCGTCCAGCCAGGTGGCGGGCGAGCTGTTCAAGCAGATGGCCAACGTCGAGCTGACCCACGTGCCCTACAAGAGCAACCCGCAGGCGCTGAACGATCTCATGGGCGGCCAGATCGACGTGGTGTTCGTCGACACCACTTCGGCGATCACGCTGGTCAAGAGCGGCAAGCTGCGCGCGCTGGCGGCGACCCGTCCAAGCCGCCTGTCCATGCTGCCCGAGGTGCCGACGCTGGACGAGGCCGGACTCAAGGGCTACGAGATGTCGTACTGGACCGCCGCCTATCTGCCGCGCGGCGCATCCAAGGAGGTCACGGCCACGCTCAACAAGTTGTTGATCGACGCCGTGCATTCGCCCGAGATGGCGCAGTTGATGGCCAAGACCGGAACCGAGGTCTCCACCAGTTCGCCGGCGGAGCTGGCCACCTTCCAGGCGGCGGAGTCGGACAAATGGGCCCGCATCATCCGCGCGGCCAACATCCAGCCGGAGTGA
- a CDS encoding LysR family transcriptional regulator: MRSTLTVHELEAFLAVAELRNFRLAAERVHVSQPALSRSVQSAEHKLDARLFDRNTRRVELTREGEELLPIARRIVGEFHDSLSDLSEFVAGRRGRIAIACLPSAAAALLPRAMSVFQGTHPRVTIALEPVSAEFVRTRVLDGSADFAISVAPPRRDGLAFEPLISDEFVCVCSRDDPLASRRRVSWSVLAERPLVASGPASSIRQIADQVMAQCGLAIEARYECANISVVGAMVSAGLGIAAIPRLALRLIDMSALATIPLAGPGVSREMGILTRGGRSLPAAARSFLDVLRRQV; encoded by the coding sequence ATGCGATCGACCTTGACCGTGCATGAACTGGAAGCCTTCCTGGCCGTGGCCGAGCTGCGCAATTTTCGCCTGGCCGCCGAACGCGTCCACGTCTCGCAACCGGCTCTGAGCCGGTCGGTTCAGTCCGCCGAGCACAAGCTCGACGCCCGCCTGTTCGACCGCAATACGCGGCGCGTGGAGCTGACCCGCGAAGGCGAGGAACTGCTGCCCATCGCCCGCCGCATCGTGGGCGAATTCCACGACTCGCTCAGCGACCTGTCCGAATTCGTGGCTGGCCGCCGCGGCCGCATCGCCATCGCCTGCCTGCCGTCCGCCGCCGCGGCGCTGCTGCCCCGGGCCATGTCGGTATTCCAGGGCACCCATCCGCGCGTCACGATCGCGCTCGAGCCGGTGTCGGCGGAATTCGTGCGGACGCGGGTCCTGGACGGCAGCGCGGACTTCGCCATTTCGGTGGCGCCGCCGCGGCGGGACGGACTCGCGTTCGAGCCGCTGATCAGCGACGAATTCGTCTGCGTGTGCAGCCGCGACGATCCCCTGGCCTCGCGCCGGCGGGTGTCCTGGTCGGTGCTGGCCGAACGGCCGCTGGTCGCCAGCGGGCCGGCCAGCAGCATCCGCCAGATCGCCGACCAGGTCATGGCGCAATGCGGCCTGGCCATCGAGGCGCGCTATGAATGCGCCAACATCTCGGTCGTGGGCGCCATGGTGTCCGCGGGGCTGGGCATCGCCGCCATTCCGCGGCTGGCGCTCCGGCTGATCGACATGTCGGCGCTGGCCACCATCCCGCTGGCCGGACCCGGCGTCTCGCGCGAGATGGGCATCCTGACGCGCGGCGGCCGGTCGCTGCCGGCCGCCGCGCGCAGCTTCCTGGACGTGCTGCGCCGCCAGGTCTGA